In Carya illinoinensis cultivar Pawnee chromosome 7, C.illinoinensisPawnee_v1, whole genome shotgun sequence, the following are encoded in one genomic region:
- the LOC122317342 gene encoding protein odr-4 homolog isoform X1, with protein sequence MANRPTCKTKDGRKERKRKIYHAAFRFGLRSKRRKIQPVKMVKAVVGEESQLKLIEDRLSQSGLPVQLGLVVGKLSSPLDRGFVFDLVPTPPNDAGEAACSLLESVKDDKEKGTKSRSQAAEVSSLFIDDDWVAEHARQVARMLVGGVGVVGIYIWVSSDAFKNSTIMLYQLLQTIKGVAEATPVLETDREERLLIHICYSPMRWTCRNCTWTSNITSSSLRPCDFKMGRVLTSLQTFKCTYNFNLSLPICHESASNVQTLRDVLRQGISHHAKELKDAKAIIDGNLVVGDEPCTLDGVHEVELLLPFMKDSNAEACSRKDALGVLVFNGSVCSFAYLNSKEPISQAVSDIKMDIIMSLQSRLDIICDEAYGDVGPKDDASPEASDGISTNKPVSQLVLHFLRKECSLSFPRRVFVPWLAGTYICDYLQPSETLEVLKDHCVELMSMEGPTDASTILKPEIEAPSLVTKSFWDVAAPFYSASSFPFGDDMEEGSRTEPTKSDSVSIMGAVLFILLSMLLGYVIYALRGSG encoded by the exons ATGGCCAACCGGCCAACCTGTAAAACGAAAGACGgacggaaagaaagaaaaaggaagatttATCACGCAGCGTTTCGCTTCGGTCTAAGAAGCAAACGAAGAAAAATTCAGCCTGTCAAAATGGTGAAAGCGGTGGTTGGAGAAGAAAGCCAACTCAAATTGATTGAGGATCGTCTCAGCCAATCTGGTCTCCCCGTTCag TTGGGTCTCGTAGTAGGCAAGCTGAGCTCGCCTTTAGATCGGGGTTTCGTCTTCGATTTGGTTCCAACACCACCCAACGACGCGGGAGAGGCCGCGTGTTCACTCCTCGAGTCCGTCAAGGACGACAAGGAAAAGGGAACTAAATCCAGATCCCAGGCTGCCGAAGTCTCCTCTCTGTTTATCGATGACGATTGGGTCGCCGAACACGCTCGCCAG GTAGCTAGAATGCTAGTGGGTGGAGTGGGGGTGGTTGGCATCTATATATGGGTGAGCAGTGATGCTTTTAAAAATTCAACTATAATGCTTTATCAG CTCTTGCAGACCATAAAGGGAGTTGCGGAAGCAACACCCGTACTGGAAACTGATCGGGAGGAAAGACTGCTCATTCACATTTGTTACAGTCCAATGAG ATGGACATGTCGAAATTGCACGTGGACTTCAAATATTACATCAAGCAGCCTACGACCCTGTGATTTCAAAATGGGAAGGGTCCTAACTTCTCTTCAGACTTTCAAGTGCACCTATAATTTTAACCTTAG CTTGCCCATATGTCATGAAAGTGCATCAAATGTGCAAACATTGAGGGATGTTCTTCGACAAGGAATTTCTCATCATGCTAAAGAGCTGAAAGATGCAAAGGCGATCATTGATGGTAATTTG GTGGTTGGTGACGAACCTTGCACGTTGGATGGTGTGCATGAAGTTGAATTGCTTCTACCATTCATGAAAGACTCAAATGCAGAAG CGTGCAGCAGAAAAGATGCCCTCGGTGTTCTTGTCTTCAATGGATCAGTGTGTTCTTTTGCATACTTGAACTCAAAAGAACCAATTTCACAAGCTGTGTCTGACATAAAG ATGGATATCATCATGAGTCTGCAAAGTAGATTAGATATCATCTGTGATGAGGCATATGGAGATGTGGGACCAAAAGATGATGCTAGCCCAGAAGCAAGTGATGGGATATCAACTAATAAACCTGTTTCGCAGCTTGTCCTGCACTTCTTAAG AAAAGAATGCAGTCTTTCATTTCCTCGAAGAGTATTTGTTCCTTGGTTGGCAGGCACCTACATATGTGACTACCTACAGCCATCTGAGACTCTTGAG GTTCTAAAAGATCATTGTGTTGAGTTGATGTCCATGGAAGGTCCAACTGATGCTTCAACGATATTAAAACCTGAAATAGAAGCCCCATCTCTGGTCACTAAGTCCTTCTGGGATGTGGCAGCTCCGTTTTATTCAGCATCTAGCTTTCCTTTTGGAGATGACATGGAGGAGGGAAGTAGAACAGAACCTACTAAGTCGGATAGTGTCAGCATCATGGGTGCTGTTCTCTTCATTCTACTTTCTATGTTACTGGGGTATGTGATTTATGCGCTTAGGGGATCTGGATAA
- the LOC122317342 gene encoding protein odr-4 homolog isoform X5, producing MANRPTCKTKDGRKERKRKIYHAAFRFGLRSKRRKIQPVKMVKAVVGEESQLKLIEDRLSQSGLPVQLGLVVGKLSSPLDRGFVFDLVPTPPNDAGEAACSLLESVKDDKEKGTKSRSQAAEVSSLFIDDDWVAEHARQVARMLVGGVGVVGIYIWVSSDAFKNSTIMLYQLLQTIKGVAEATPVLETDREERLLIHICYSPMRWTCRNCTWTSNITSSSLRPCDFKMGRVLTSLQTFKCTYNFNLSLPICHESASNVQTLRDVLRQGISHHAKELKDAKAIIDGNLVVGDEPCTLDGVHEVELLLPFMKDSNAEACSRKDALGVLVFNGSVCSFAYLNSKEPISQAVSDIKMDIIMSLQSRLDIICDEAYGDVGPKDDASPEASDGISTNKPVSQLVLHFLSADVANPFYGLTHMVVDPPSKASHVMLEHCMA from the exons ATGGCCAACCGGCCAACCTGTAAAACGAAAGACGgacggaaagaaagaaaaaggaagatttATCACGCAGCGTTTCGCTTCGGTCTAAGAAGCAAACGAAGAAAAATTCAGCCTGTCAAAATGGTGAAAGCGGTGGTTGGAGAAGAAAGCCAACTCAAATTGATTGAGGATCGTCTCAGCCAATCTGGTCTCCCCGTTCag TTGGGTCTCGTAGTAGGCAAGCTGAGCTCGCCTTTAGATCGGGGTTTCGTCTTCGATTTGGTTCCAACACCACCCAACGACGCGGGAGAGGCCGCGTGTTCACTCCTCGAGTCCGTCAAGGACGACAAGGAAAAGGGAACTAAATCCAGATCCCAGGCTGCCGAAGTCTCCTCTCTGTTTATCGATGACGATTGGGTCGCCGAACACGCTCGCCAG GTAGCTAGAATGCTAGTGGGTGGAGTGGGGGTGGTTGGCATCTATATATGGGTGAGCAGTGATGCTTTTAAAAATTCAACTATAATGCTTTATCAG CTCTTGCAGACCATAAAGGGAGTTGCGGAAGCAACACCCGTACTGGAAACTGATCGGGAGGAAAGACTGCTCATTCACATTTGTTACAGTCCAATGAG ATGGACATGTCGAAATTGCACGTGGACTTCAAATATTACATCAAGCAGCCTACGACCCTGTGATTTCAAAATGGGAAGGGTCCTAACTTCTCTTCAGACTTTCAAGTGCACCTATAATTTTAACCTTAG CTTGCCCATATGTCATGAAAGTGCATCAAATGTGCAAACATTGAGGGATGTTCTTCGACAAGGAATTTCTCATCATGCTAAAGAGCTGAAAGATGCAAAGGCGATCATTGATGGTAATTTG GTGGTTGGTGACGAACCTTGCACGTTGGATGGTGTGCATGAAGTTGAATTGCTTCTACCATTCATGAAAGACTCAAATGCAGAAG CGTGCAGCAGAAAAGATGCCCTCGGTGTTCTTGTCTTCAATGGATCAGTGTGTTCTTTTGCATACTTGAACTCAAAAGAACCAATTTCACAAGCTGTGTCTGACATAAAG ATGGATATCATCATGAGTCTGCAAAGTAGATTAGATATCATCTGTGATGAGGCATATGGAGATGTGGGACCAAAAGATGATGCTAGCCCAGAAGCAAGTGATGGGATATCAACTAATAAACCTGTTTCGCAGCTTGTCCTGCACTTCTTAAG TGCAGATGTGGCTAATCCTTTCTATGGGTTGACACATATGGTAGTTGATCCACCTAGCAAGGCCAGTCATGTGATGTTGGAGCATTGCATGGCATAG
- the LOC122317342 gene encoding protein odr-4 homolog isoform X3 has translation MANRPTCKTKDGRKERKRKIYHAAFRFGLRSKRRKIQPVKMVKAVVGEESQLKLIEDRLSQSGLPVQLGLVVGKLSSPLDRGFVFDLVPTPPNDAGEAACSLLESVKDDKEKGTKSRSQAAEVSSLFIDDDWVAEHARQLLQTIKGVAEATPVLETDREERLLIHICYSPMRWTCRNCTWTSNITSSSLRPCDFKMGRVLTSLQTFKCTYNFNLSLPICHESASNVQTLRDVLRQGISHHAKELKDAKAIIDGNLVVGDEPCTLDGVHEVELLLPFMKDSNAEACSRKDALGVLVFNGSVCSFAYLNSKEPISQAVSDIKMDIIMSLQSRLDIICDEAYGDVGPKDDASPEASDGISTNKPVSQLVLHFLRKECSLSFPRRVFVPWLAGTYICDYLQPSETLEVLKDHCVELMSMEGPTDASTILKPEIEAPSLVTKSFWDVAAPFYSASSFPFGDDMEEGSRTEPTKSDSVSIMGAVLFILLSMLLGYVIYALRGSG, from the exons ATGGCCAACCGGCCAACCTGTAAAACGAAAGACGgacggaaagaaagaaaaaggaagatttATCACGCAGCGTTTCGCTTCGGTCTAAGAAGCAAACGAAGAAAAATTCAGCCTGTCAAAATGGTGAAAGCGGTGGTTGGAGAAGAAAGCCAACTCAAATTGATTGAGGATCGTCTCAGCCAATCTGGTCTCCCCGTTCag TTGGGTCTCGTAGTAGGCAAGCTGAGCTCGCCTTTAGATCGGGGTTTCGTCTTCGATTTGGTTCCAACACCACCCAACGACGCGGGAGAGGCCGCGTGTTCACTCCTCGAGTCCGTCAAGGACGACAAGGAAAAGGGAACTAAATCCAGATCCCAGGCTGCCGAAGTCTCCTCTCTGTTTATCGATGACGATTGGGTCGCCGAACACGCTCGCCAG CTCTTGCAGACCATAAAGGGAGTTGCGGAAGCAACACCCGTACTGGAAACTGATCGGGAGGAAAGACTGCTCATTCACATTTGTTACAGTCCAATGAG ATGGACATGTCGAAATTGCACGTGGACTTCAAATATTACATCAAGCAGCCTACGACCCTGTGATTTCAAAATGGGAAGGGTCCTAACTTCTCTTCAGACTTTCAAGTGCACCTATAATTTTAACCTTAG CTTGCCCATATGTCATGAAAGTGCATCAAATGTGCAAACATTGAGGGATGTTCTTCGACAAGGAATTTCTCATCATGCTAAAGAGCTGAAAGATGCAAAGGCGATCATTGATGGTAATTTG GTGGTTGGTGACGAACCTTGCACGTTGGATGGTGTGCATGAAGTTGAATTGCTTCTACCATTCATGAAAGACTCAAATGCAGAAG CGTGCAGCAGAAAAGATGCCCTCGGTGTTCTTGTCTTCAATGGATCAGTGTGTTCTTTTGCATACTTGAACTCAAAAGAACCAATTTCACAAGCTGTGTCTGACATAAAG ATGGATATCATCATGAGTCTGCAAAGTAGATTAGATATCATCTGTGATGAGGCATATGGAGATGTGGGACCAAAAGATGATGCTAGCCCAGAAGCAAGTGATGGGATATCAACTAATAAACCTGTTTCGCAGCTTGTCCTGCACTTCTTAAG AAAAGAATGCAGTCTTTCATTTCCTCGAAGAGTATTTGTTCCTTGGTTGGCAGGCACCTACATATGTGACTACCTACAGCCATCTGAGACTCTTGAG GTTCTAAAAGATCATTGTGTTGAGTTGATGTCCATGGAAGGTCCAACTGATGCTTCAACGATATTAAAACCTGAAATAGAAGCCCCATCTCTGGTCACTAAGTCCTTCTGGGATGTGGCAGCTCCGTTTTATTCAGCATCTAGCTTTCCTTTTGGAGATGACATGGAGGAGGGAAGTAGAACAGAACCTACTAAGTCGGATAGTGTCAGCATCATGGGTGCTGTTCTCTTCATTCTACTTTCTATGTTACTGGGGTATGTGATTTATGCGCTTAGGGGATCTGGATAA
- the LOC122317342 gene encoding protein odr-4 homolog isoform X4, translated as MANRPTCKTKDGRKERKRKIYHAAFRFGLRSKRRKIQPVKMVKAVVGEESQLKLIEDRLSQSGLPVQLGLVVGKLSSPLDRGFVFDLVPTPPNDAGEAACSLLESVKDDKEKGTKSRSQAAEVSSLFIDDDWVAEHARQTIKGVAEATPVLETDREERLLIHICYSPMRWTCRNCTWTSNITSSSLRPCDFKMGRVLTSLQTFKCTYNFNLSLPICHESASNVQTLRDVLRQGISHHAKELKDAKAIIDGNLVVGDEPCTLDGVHEVELLLPFMKDSNAEACSRKDALGVLVFNGSVCSFAYLNSKEPISQAVSDIKMDIIMSLQSRLDIICDEAYGDVGPKDDASPEASDGISTNKPVSQLVLHFLRKECSLSFPRRVFVPWLAGTYICDYLQPSETLEVLKDHCVELMSMEGPTDASTILKPEIEAPSLVTKSFWDVAAPFYSASSFPFGDDMEEGSRTEPTKSDSVSIMGAVLFILLSMLLGYVIYALRGSG; from the exons ATGGCCAACCGGCCAACCTGTAAAACGAAAGACGgacggaaagaaagaaaaaggaagatttATCACGCAGCGTTTCGCTTCGGTCTAAGAAGCAAACGAAGAAAAATTCAGCCTGTCAAAATGGTGAAAGCGGTGGTTGGAGAAGAAAGCCAACTCAAATTGATTGAGGATCGTCTCAGCCAATCTGGTCTCCCCGTTCag TTGGGTCTCGTAGTAGGCAAGCTGAGCTCGCCTTTAGATCGGGGTTTCGTCTTCGATTTGGTTCCAACACCACCCAACGACGCGGGAGAGGCCGCGTGTTCACTCCTCGAGTCCGTCAAGGACGACAAGGAAAAGGGAACTAAATCCAGATCCCAGGCTGCCGAAGTCTCCTCTCTGTTTATCGATGACGATTGGGTCGCCGAACACGCTCGCCAG ACCATAAAGGGAGTTGCGGAAGCAACACCCGTACTGGAAACTGATCGGGAGGAAAGACTGCTCATTCACATTTGTTACAGTCCAATGAG ATGGACATGTCGAAATTGCACGTGGACTTCAAATATTACATCAAGCAGCCTACGACCCTGTGATTTCAAAATGGGAAGGGTCCTAACTTCTCTTCAGACTTTCAAGTGCACCTATAATTTTAACCTTAG CTTGCCCATATGTCATGAAAGTGCATCAAATGTGCAAACATTGAGGGATGTTCTTCGACAAGGAATTTCTCATCATGCTAAAGAGCTGAAAGATGCAAAGGCGATCATTGATGGTAATTTG GTGGTTGGTGACGAACCTTGCACGTTGGATGGTGTGCATGAAGTTGAATTGCTTCTACCATTCATGAAAGACTCAAATGCAGAAG CGTGCAGCAGAAAAGATGCCCTCGGTGTTCTTGTCTTCAATGGATCAGTGTGTTCTTTTGCATACTTGAACTCAAAAGAACCAATTTCACAAGCTGTGTCTGACATAAAG ATGGATATCATCATGAGTCTGCAAAGTAGATTAGATATCATCTGTGATGAGGCATATGGAGATGTGGGACCAAAAGATGATGCTAGCCCAGAAGCAAGTGATGGGATATCAACTAATAAACCTGTTTCGCAGCTTGTCCTGCACTTCTTAAG AAAAGAATGCAGTCTTTCATTTCCTCGAAGAGTATTTGTTCCTTGGTTGGCAGGCACCTACATATGTGACTACCTACAGCCATCTGAGACTCTTGAG GTTCTAAAAGATCATTGTGTTGAGTTGATGTCCATGGAAGGTCCAACTGATGCTTCAACGATATTAAAACCTGAAATAGAAGCCCCATCTCTGGTCACTAAGTCCTTCTGGGATGTGGCAGCTCCGTTTTATTCAGCATCTAGCTTTCCTTTTGGAGATGACATGGAGGAGGGAAGTAGAACAGAACCTACTAAGTCGGATAGTGTCAGCATCATGGGTGCTGTTCTCTTCATTCTACTTTCTATGTTACTGGGGTATGTGATTTATGCGCTTAGGGGATCTGGATAA
- the LOC122317342 gene encoding protein odr-4 homolog isoform X2 has translation MANRPTCKTKDGRKERKRKIYHAAFRFGLRSKRRKIQPVKMVKAVVGEESQLKLIEDRLSQSGLPVQLGLVVGKLSSPLDRGFVFDLVPTPPNDAGEAACSLLESVKDDKEKGTKSRSQAAEVSSLFIDDDWVAEHARQVARMLVGGVGVVGIYIWVSSDAFKNSTIMLYQTIKGVAEATPVLETDREERLLIHICYSPMRWTCRNCTWTSNITSSSLRPCDFKMGRVLTSLQTFKCTYNFNLSLPICHESASNVQTLRDVLRQGISHHAKELKDAKAIIDGNLVVGDEPCTLDGVHEVELLLPFMKDSNAEACSRKDALGVLVFNGSVCSFAYLNSKEPISQAVSDIKMDIIMSLQSRLDIICDEAYGDVGPKDDASPEASDGISTNKPVSQLVLHFLRKECSLSFPRRVFVPWLAGTYICDYLQPSETLEVLKDHCVELMSMEGPTDASTILKPEIEAPSLVTKSFWDVAAPFYSASSFPFGDDMEEGSRTEPTKSDSVSIMGAVLFILLSMLLGYVIYALRGSG, from the exons ATGGCCAACCGGCCAACCTGTAAAACGAAAGACGgacggaaagaaagaaaaaggaagatttATCACGCAGCGTTTCGCTTCGGTCTAAGAAGCAAACGAAGAAAAATTCAGCCTGTCAAAATGGTGAAAGCGGTGGTTGGAGAAGAAAGCCAACTCAAATTGATTGAGGATCGTCTCAGCCAATCTGGTCTCCCCGTTCag TTGGGTCTCGTAGTAGGCAAGCTGAGCTCGCCTTTAGATCGGGGTTTCGTCTTCGATTTGGTTCCAACACCACCCAACGACGCGGGAGAGGCCGCGTGTTCACTCCTCGAGTCCGTCAAGGACGACAAGGAAAAGGGAACTAAATCCAGATCCCAGGCTGCCGAAGTCTCCTCTCTGTTTATCGATGACGATTGGGTCGCCGAACACGCTCGCCAG GTAGCTAGAATGCTAGTGGGTGGAGTGGGGGTGGTTGGCATCTATATATGGGTGAGCAGTGATGCTTTTAAAAATTCAACTATAATGCTTTATCAG ACCATAAAGGGAGTTGCGGAAGCAACACCCGTACTGGAAACTGATCGGGAGGAAAGACTGCTCATTCACATTTGTTACAGTCCAATGAG ATGGACATGTCGAAATTGCACGTGGACTTCAAATATTACATCAAGCAGCCTACGACCCTGTGATTTCAAAATGGGAAGGGTCCTAACTTCTCTTCAGACTTTCAAGTGCACCTATAATTTTAACCTTAG CTTGCCCATATGTCATGAAAGTGCATCAAATGTGCAAACATTGAGGGATGTTCTTCGACAAGGAATTTCTCATCATGCTAAAGAGCTGAAAGATGCAAAGGCGATCATTGATGGTAATTTG GTGGTTGGTGACGAACCTTGCACGTTGGATGGTGTGCATGAAGTTGAATTGCTTCTACCATTCATGAAAGACTCAAATGCAGAAG CGTGCAGCAGAAAAGATGCCCTCGGTGTTCTTGTCTTCAATGGATCAGTGTGTTCTTTTGCATACTTGAACTCAAAAGAACCAATTTCACAAGCTGTGTCTGACATAAAG ATGGATATCATCATGAGTCTGCAAAGTAGATTAGATATCATCTGTGATGAGGCATATGGAGATGTGGGACCAAAAGATGATGCTAGCCCAGAAGCAAGTGATGGGATATCAACTAATAAACCTGTTTCGCAGCTTGTCCTGCACTTCTTAAG AAAAGAATGCAGTCTTTCATTTCCTCGAAGAGTATTTGTTCCTTGGTTGGCAGGCACCTACATATGTGACTACCTACAGCCATCTGAGACTCTTGAG GTTCTAAAAGATCATTGTGTTGAGTTGATGTCCATGGAAGGTCCAACTGATGCTTCAACGATATTAAAACCTGAAATAGAAGCCCCATCTCTGGTCACTAAGTCCTTCTGGGATGTGGCAGCTCCGTTTTATTCAGCATCTAGCTTTCCTTTTGGAGATGACATGGAGGAGGGAAGTAGAACAGAACCTACTAAGTCGGATAGTGTCAGCATCATGGGTGCTGTTCTCTTCATTCTACTTTCTATGTTACTGGGGTATGTGATTTATGCGCTTAGGGGATCTGGATAA
- the LOC122317343 gene encoding uncharacterized protein LOC122317343: MDNYSYSSYPDSGNSSPRSREIECETPSWDEPSTPASVHYKVKFMCSYGGKIQPRPYDNQLAYVGGETKILAVDRTVKFSTIKSKLSSLIPDADAVCFKYQLPGEDLDALISVTNDEDLEHMMLEYDRLYRASAKPARLRLFLFNVNNSVLTPATDPTSFGSANLQQQQQTKSERQWFVDALNSVQIDGSSPPANPDFLSGLDKGLLPATKLQDSAPVPTVPDALTKDVSAGSDCGSEDRHQIGEPAVSPTAIQRQFQDLQRLHIAANYEQNIFQIKSDEGNPRAYATEYYPQKAPEKMVPAATALPVPVQVPISATYMPERHMTTGGYHPVVASGADHHQPVYLIPTPTGVYQAVRPVGHAYYGVQRVVSEAYREQPVYNAATQQQPMTVGGAYGAEGSIQVVQQQQQQAETGYAQVGFDSAGRQVYYTTQGGVLPSYQTVVVDARQGGGGAVLNQEGKVVAKTSAA, translated from the coding sequence ATGGACAATTACTCCTACTCGTCTTACCCTGATTCGGGAAATTCCTCTCCTCGGTCCCGCGAAATCGAGTGCGAAACCCCGTCATGGGATGAGCCGTCAACGCCTGCTTCTGTGCACTACAAAGTGAAATTTATGTGCAGCTACGGCGGCAAAATCCAGCCCAGGCCCTACGACAACCAGCTCGCCTATGTTGGTGGCGAGACCAAGATCCTAGCCGTCGATCGTACCGTTAAATTCTCTACAATCAAATCCAAGCTCTCCTCCCTGATACCTGACGCCGATGCTGTTTGCTTCAAGTATCAGCTCCCTGGTGAAGATCTAGACGCTTTGATCTCAGTCACCAACGATGAGGATCTCGAGCACATGATGCTGGAATACGACCGCTTGTACCGGGCATCCGCTAAGCCCGCCAGGCTAAGGTTATTTCTCTTTAATGTAAACAATTCTGTTCTCACACCAGCTACGGATCCGACGAGCTTCGGCTCTGCGAACCTCCAGCAACAGCAGCAGACCAAATCGGAGCGGCAGTGGTTCGTTGACGCTTTGAATTCCGTGCAGATCGACGGTTCCTCACCCCCGGCGAATCCTGATTTTCTGTCTGGATTGGACAAGGGGTTGCTCCCTGCGACGAAGTTGCAGGATTCGGCTCCTGTGCCGACGGTTCCTGACGCGCTGACGAAGGATGTATCGGCCGGATCGGACTGTGGATCGGAGGACCGACATCAGATTGGAGAACCGGCGGTGTCTCCGACGGCGATCCAAAGGCAATTCCAAGACCTGCAGAGGTTGCATATTGCTGCCAACTACGAGCaaaacatatttcaaattaaaagcGACGAGGGAAACCCTAGGGCCTACGCTACAGAGTACTACCCACAGAAAGCCCCGGAAAAAATGGTACCCGCAGCGACGGCGCTTCCGGTTCCCGTACAAGTCCCGATTTCGGCTACATACATGCCGGAAAGGCACATGACCACCGGAGGCTATCATCCTGTAGTAGCCTCTGGGGCGGACCATCATCAGCCAGTATATCTGATTCCCACGCCAACCGGAGTATACCAGGCCGTACGACCGGTTGGTCACGCATACTACGGGGTTCAGAGAGTAGTATCGGAGGCGTACCGGGAACAACCAGTATACAATGCGGCAACTCAACAGCAGCCGATGACGGTTGGGGGGGCTTATGGTGCGGAAGGAAGTATTCAAGTGGTGCAGCAACAGCAGCAGCAAGCGGAGACTGGGTACGCGCAAGTAGGGTTTGATAGTGCGGGAAGGCAGGTGTACTACACAACGCAGGGAGGAGTGCTACCAAGCTATCAGACTGTGGTGGTGGATGCAAGACAAGGTGGCGGTGGTGCCGTTTTGAATCAAGAGGGTAAGGTTGTTGCCAAGACCTCTGCCGCGTGA